In one window of Piliocolobus tephrosceles isolate RC106 unplaced genomic scaffold, ASM277652v3 unscaffolded_1168, whole genome shotgun sequence DNA:
- the LOC113220431 gene encoding HEAT repeat-containing protein 6-like isoform X1 yields the protein MRGDINWKSPVSCVQKWMPLINGQPHGLPGYSALTSVVTSCKNFKVRIRSAAALSVPGKREQYGSVEQYARIWNALVTALQKSEDTTDFLEFQYCASLRTQICQALIHLLSLASVSDLPCIKEILELNGNMVQSYILQFLKSGAEGDDTGAPHSPQETDQMVRMALKHMGSIQAPAGDTARRAIMGFLEEILAICFDSSGSQGALPGLTNQ from the coding sequence GGACAGCCCCATGGACTCCCAGGCTATAGTGCCCTGACATCGGTCGTGACATCGTGCAAGAACTTCAAAGTGCGCATCAGATCTGCCGCTGCCCTTTCCGTCCCGGGGAAGAGAGAGCAGTATGGGTCTGTTGAACAGTATGCTCGGATCTGGAATGCATTGGTCACCGCCTTACAGAAGAGCGAAGACACCACAGACTTTTTGGAATTCCAGTACTGTGCCAGCCTGCGGACCCAAATCTGCCAGGCACTGATTCACCTCTTGAGCTTGGCCAGTGTCTCGGACCTCCCTTGTATCAAAGAAATCCTTGAACTGAATGGGAATATGGTCCAGTCCTATATcctacagtttttaaaatctggagCAGAGGGAGATGACACTGGAGCACCTCACAGCCCACAGGAAACTGACCAGATGGTCAGAATGGCCCTTAAGCACATGGGCAGCATCCAGGCACCAGCTGGAGACACAGCCAGAAGGGCCATCATGGGCTTTTTAGAAGAGATCCTGGCCATTTGTTTTGACTCATCTGGATCACAAGGGGCACTCCCAGGGTTAACCAATCAGTGA